TTCTTTTATGAGCAAAAATtcgcttttttatgtattttagtcGAAATATCTATGGAAACGTTGCTCAGAATATCGTGAAATAAATAAATTCGCAGTTAGGTGTTGTTTATTAGATAAGTAAGACTCCAGGTTGCATCTTCCACTCGAATAAATAACGATCATGTATGGGAAACAGAGATCTTGCAATCGACCTTACAGAACCCCGTAAGAGTCCCCGTGGGGACCGACGACTGGCCCCCCGAGGCCGCCGCCGTGAACGCCACTGGCCAAGACGCCCCCATGGCTAAGGCCGCCAACTCCCAAGGAGGAGCCACCAGCGAGACCTCCGTGCCCCAGGGAGCCACCAGCGAGACCTCCGTGCCCCAAGGAGCCACCAGCGAGACCTACGTGTCCCAAGGAGCCATCAGCGAGACCTCCGTGCCCCAAGGAGGAGCCACCAGCGAGGCCTCCGTGCCCCAAGGAGGAGCCACCAGCGAGGCCTCCGTGCCCCAAGGAGGAGACGCCGGTAAGACCACCGTGCCCCAAGGAGGAGCCACTCGCGCCGTAGCCTCCCAGTGGGGCTCCGAGGTTGAACACGCTGAAGCCTGTGGCTACACCTCCGCCATAACCTCCGTGACCGCCCCTgacatgtcctcctcctccaacagcaACTCCGTGTCCTCCTCCAAGACCGTGGCCTCCTCCTCCAAGTAAATGGCCTCCTCCAACAGCAACCCCGTGTCCTCCTCCATGGCCAAATCCTCCTTCACCAGATGCATGTTGCACCGCGACCGCCACTACGAAGATAGCAAAGAATTTCtggtggaaaaaaaaagaaaataaaaataagaggagatacatatatagatgaataaacattttttttacactGAGAATTTCTTCCCTTGGTCCCAGAACAAAGGCAAGAGCTTAATGAATAACGCATTTCTCGACGTAACACCCATTTCTTACCATCATCCTGCCTGTAAATGGACTACCGAGACTCCGAAGACCTGCTTGTTTATATACTCTGCCAACCACCAGGTCACCGCCGGAAATAACCTCAAGGTTCCTGACACTTTTCATCTTCCAGCAGCACTTCCGGTGCTGCTCGATGGTGGTGGATGTTGCTAAAAATTGCAAATTCACTCACACAGAAGCCTCGGTTCGTGTCCTCACACTGACGCGTCGAGATCAAAGCGCCAGGGCATGGTATACAAAATACTGTGCGTGGTAATGCTTACA
This genomic stretch from Penaeus vannamei isolate JL-2024 chromosome 28, ASM4276789v1, whole genome shotgun sequence harbors:
- the LOC113824480 gene encoding uncharacterized protein — its product is MKSVRNLEVISGGDLVVGRVYKQAGLRSLGSPFTGRMMKFFAIFVVAVAVQHASGEGGFGHGGGHGVAVGGGHLLGGGGHGLGGGHGVAVGGGGHVRGGHGGYGGGVATGFSVFNLGAPLGGYGASGSSLGHGGLTGVSSLGHGGLAGGSSLGHGGLAGGSSLGHGGLADGSLGHVGLAGGSLGHGGLAGGSLGHGGLAGGSSLGVGGLSHGGVLASGVHGGGLGGPVVGPHGDSYGVLYFLIHYHYHSIDLIIISISQGNNFLFAFSLLQKVITVFAAVVAVHLASADGGHGGGHGGGHGGGHGGGHGGGHGGGHGGGHGAVHGGGHVGGHGVTVGGGHGLEGGHGRVHAIPSGPVRGSHGSYGGGLPTGFSVFNLGAPVGGYGAHRPVYHGGVLATGVHGGGHGGAVVAPHGDSYGLQ